In Tsukamurella tyrosinosolvens, the genomic window GCACGCGCACCCCACCGTTCGTCGATGTGGCGATGGTCATGTGTCCCCCTTCATGTTTCATTCCTCCCGCACGGTGCCGACGGCGCGTTCGCACGCGCCGGCGAGCGGCGCCGCGGTGCGCCCCGCCTCACAACCGACGCTCAATTGCGCCGCGCCCGCGACCACGACGTACCAGTCCACGAACCGCTCCGCGTCGATCCGTTCGCGGTAGCCGATGACCTCGCGGCCCGCGACCTGCGTCTTCGGGTTGAGGTCGGTGATGCGCTGGTCGGACCGTCGTGCGAGGGCGGATTCCAGGTCGGCCGCCACGGCCGCGACGTCCGACGGTGCCCGCAGCCGCGTCCGGACGACAGTCACGCGGCGGCCGTCGTCCGCCTCCGCCAGCCGCCGGTCGGGCCCCGGCTCGGTGACCGCCCAGCCCCGCGGCAGGTCGACCGAGGCACCGTCGAAAGCCACGCGGACGAACGTCTCCGCCGGTGGCGCAGGGCGCTCCGGCGCGGACGGCGGCGAGCCGGGCAGGCAGGCGACCGCGCCCGCGGCGACCACGCCGACGGTGCCGGCGCCCGCCGCGACCAGCGGCCAGCGCCTCGGACTCCGATGTCCGGTCGTTCGTTCCGGCGATTCCTCGGACGAATGACCGGACATCGCCGGCTCCGGCTCCGATTCCGCGCGGACCGCGAGCACGACCTGCGGATCGGTGCGCACGACGCGCCAGAGGTGGACCGTCGCCAGTGCCCGGCGGACCCGGTGATAGACCTCGGGCGGCCCGTCGACGAGGGCCTGGTCGACGTCGTCGTCGAAGACCCGCCGGGCGGCGCGGAGCGGGTCCGGGTGGGAGGCGGAGGCGACGGGGCGCCAGGCACCGTCGGCGAGGGCGAGGACGTGCGCCTGCGCCACCGGGCCGCGGCACTCGAGGACGAGTGCGCGGCGGCAGAAGAGCACGCCGTCGGCACGAACCAGGGCCTCCGCGCGCGGGATCACCTCGGCGTGCACGCCGAGCGAGGCTGCTGCGGCGGCGATCAGGCTGCGCCGTGGGCCGCCGAAGACGCTGGGAGCCAGCACCGTCCAGGTGCGTGAGGGCGCGCTGCTGCTCGCCGCGTCGGCCAGCCACTGCGCCCACTGCCGGGTCGCGGTCGCGGGCGCGACGAACTCGTCCACGTCCGGCGGCGCGGCCGTCGACCGCACGGCACCGTCCGGCCCGCGTACGTACCACTCATCCCCCGCGCAGTCGATGACGATGCGCTCCGGGTCCCCCAACCCGATCATGCGGGGGAGATTAGCGCGTGGCGGGCTCCGCCGGAGCGGTTTCCGCGGCTTCGCGCTTCCGGGCGCGGCGGCGGGTGATCACGGTGATG contains:
- a CDS encoding type VII secretion-associated protein encodes the protein MIGLGDPERIVIDCAGDEWYVRGPDGAVRSTAAPPDVDEFVAPATATRQWAQWLADAASSSAPSRTWTVLAPSVFGGPRRSLIAAAAASLGVHAEVIPRAEALVRADGVLFCRRALVLECRGPVAQAHVLALADGAWRPVASASHPDPLRAARRVFDDDVDQALVDGPPEVYHRVRRALATVHLWRVVRTDPQVVLAVRAESEPEPAMSGHSSEESPERTTGHRSPRRWPLVAAGAGTVGVVAAGAVACLPGSPPSAPERPAPPAETFVRVAFDGASVDLPRGWAVTEPGPDRRLAEADDGRRVTVVRTRLRAPSDVAAVAADLESALARRSDQRITDLNPKTQVAGREVIGYRERIDAERFVDWYVVVAGAAQLSVGCEAGRTAAPLAGACERAVGTVREE